GGCCGCGTTCGCGGAACTGATGTCGTCCCGCAGCGACGGCAGCAGGGAAAGCTTCCGGTCGCGCTCCGCTACCAGCAGGATCCTGAACTTCTCGACGTCGACCATAGTGTCCAAGGCTAGCCCGCTCCGGACGGCGGCGTCGAAACTGCCTGAAATAGTGGGGCCGAAAGACCTCTTGCTGCCGTGCAGTGCGTCCGTAGAGTGAAAGCGCGCGAAGCCACTACAAGACCGGTGCGGGGCCGCCCTCCGGATGGCACGCGCGCATGAGGCCGGGAGAGACCATGAATGATCCGTCGGAGAAGGACCCAGCCGCAGAGGCCAAAGCCCTGGCGGCCGTGGAGAGGCATCACACTGGCATGCTGAGGCGCCTTACGGCGCTCACTGACACTCTGACGAGTTCCGTGGCCAAGCACGACGCCGGGGCCGAGCATGATGCTCACGAGGTGCTGCTGGAGTGGTGCGAAAACGAGCTGGTGCCCCATGCGCTCGCCGAAGAAGGGCCGCTCTACGGCGGGCCGAGGGATACCGCCGAGGGAAGGCTGCTGGTTGAAGGCATGCTGGTGGAGCACCAGGTGATCGTGGGCCTCGTGGAGGAGTTCCGCGGTGCCCGGGGCGTGGACGCCGCCGTAGCCGCTGGTGCCATTCAACGCATCTTCGCCCTGCACCTGTACAAAGAGAACAGGCTCCTCATGCCGTTTGTGGTGTCGTCGCCCGGACTGTCATTGGCCGAAGCCGTGTCAGGGTTGCATGAACTTGTGGGCGAAGAACATGAGCGCCGCCGGGGATCGGACTCGGCGACGCAATAGAGTAGGGCCATGGCGGACGGAACAGGACAAGACCACACGGAAATTGCTGGCGAACTGCTAAGGAACCTGGCCGAGGCGCACGGGGTGAGCACCTCGTTCCGGGGCTGGGACGGCGTCGAGCATCCTGTGGCCACCGGAACACTGCAAAGCGTCCTCGGTGCACTCGGCGTTCCCGCGCAGACTCCGGACGACTTGCAAACTGGGCTGAGCGAAGTGGAACTGGCGCCGTGGCTGCGGCTGCTTCCGCCGTCGGTGGTTTCACGGGAGGGCCGTGAGGTCCGCGTGGCGGTACACGTGCCCCACGGCGCCGGCGTCAGAGTGTGGGTCCAGACCGAGAACGGAACCCGCGTGGATGCCGAACAGCGGGAGGACTCGGAACCGCCCAGGGACGTTCACGGCGTCCTCAAGGGGAGTGCAACCTTCGCCCTTCCCGCTAACCTGCCCCTGGGCTGGCACACGCTTTATGCGGAGGCCGACGGCGAACAGGACGAGTGCGCGCTGGTGATTACTCCCGAACGCCTGGAGACCACTGGCAAGCTGCTGTCGGAACGGCATTGGGGCCTCACGGCCCAGCTGTACTCGGTAAGGTCCTCCCGTTCCTGGGGGATCGGTGATTTCTCCGACCTCGTGGACCTTGCAGCGATTTCAGGGAACGACGGCGCAGGCTTTGTCCTGGTCAATCCCCTGCACGCGGGGGAACCTCGGCCCCCCATAGAAGATTCTCCGTACCTGCCCACGACGCGCCGCTTCTTCAACCCGCTCTATATCCGCATCGAGGAGGTGCCGGAGTACGGATACCTGGACCCTGAGTCCAGGGCCGCCATCGAGAACCTCGCGGCCAGGCTCCACACAGCCAACACCGCCGACGGCCTCCTCGACAGGAACCGGAGCTACGAAGCCAAGCTTGAAGCGCTGGAGCTCCTTTTTGCTGTGCGTCGAAGCCCCGGCCGCGAACGCATGTTCGAAGACTTCTGTGCCCTCGAAGGCAAGGGCCTGGATGACTTCGCACTATGGTGTGCCCTGGCAGAGTGGCTTCCGCCCGCCGCTTCTGAATGGTCCGGTGAAGCGTCCTCACCGGCCACCCCGTACTGCGAGCGCATGCGGTCAGCGCTCGCGGACCGGCTGGAGTTCCACCGGTGGCTGCAGTGGATCTGCGACGAGCAGCTGGATGCGGCACAACGGGCCGCGAAGCACAGCGGCATGGCCATCGGGATCGTCCATGACCTGGCTGTTGGCGTCAAGACGGTCGGTGCCGATGCCTGGATGCTTCACGACGTGCTCGCCCCGGGAGTCACAGTGGGCGCGCCACCTGACGTGTTCAACCAGCAGGGGCAGAACTGGACCCAGCCGCCGTGGCATCCCGGAAGGCTGGCGGCTTCCGGATACAAGCCCTACCGCGACATGCTCAGGACCGTGCTTCGCCACGCGGGCGGCATCCGCGTCGACCACATCCTGGGGCTATTCCGCTTGTGGTGGATTCCCGTCGGCGCCGGTCCCGACCAGGGCACTTATGTGTACTACGACCACGAAGCCCTCATCGGCATCCTCGCCCTTGAGGCGCAGCGCGCC
This genomic window from Arthrobacter sp. 24S4-2 contains:
- a CDS encoding hemerythrin domain-containing protein, whose product is MNDPSEKDPAAEAKALAAVERHHTGMLRRLTALTDTLTSSVAKHDAGAEHDAHEVLLEWCENELVPHALAEEGPLYGGPRDTAEGRLLVEGMLVEHQVIVGLVEEFRGARGVDAAVAAGAIQRIFALHLYKENRLLMPFVVSSPGLSLAEAVSGLHELVGEEHERRRGSDSATQ
- the malQ gene encoding 4-alpha-glucanotransferase, whose protein sequence is MADGTGQDHTEIAGELLRNLAEAHGVSTSFRGWDGVEHPVATGTLQSVLGALGVPAQTPDDLQTGLSEVELAPWLRLLPPSVVSREGREVRVAVHVPHGAGVRVWVQTENGTRVDAEQREDSEPPRDVHGVLKGSATFALPANLPLGWHTLYAEADGEQDECALVITPERLETTGKLLSERHWGLTAQLYSVRSSRSWGIGDFSDLVDLAAISGNDGAGFVLVNPLHAGEPRPPIEDSPYLPTTRRFFNPLYIRIEEVPEYGYLDPESRAAIENLAARLHTANTADGLLDRNRSYEAKLEALELLFAVRRSPGRERMFEDFCALEGKGLDDFALWCALAEWLPPAASEWSGEASSPATPYCERMRSALADRLEFHRWLQWICDEQLDAAQRAAKHSGMAIGIVHDLAVGVKTVGADAWMLHDVLAPGVTVGAPPDVFNQQGQNWTQPPWHPGRLAASGYKPYRDMLRTVLRHAGGIRVDHILGLFRLWWIPVGAGPDQGTYVYYDHEALIGILALEAQRAGAIVVGEDLGVFEPWVRDYLMERGILGTSILWFEHGEAGPLPPEDYRQQCLTSVNTHDLPPTAGYLAGEHVALRESLGLLLRPVEAERAAAAAEQEAVLALVRERGLLPDQSDVGVQRTVEALYAFTALTPSALLGVALVDAVGETRTQNQPGTDLEHPNWRIPLGGPEGPVLIDDLPNSARFSSLIGVVRNALKGHG